In Tamandua tetradactyla isolate mTamTet1 chromosome 7, mTamTet1.pri, whole genome shotgun sequence, the following are encoded in one genomic region:
- the PRR13 gene encoding proline-rich protein 13 has product MWNPSAGQPGPNPYPPNIGNPGASNPVHPPPVNPAFPQGPFPTPGVPQANPAFPPGALPHPVPQPGYPGCQPPGPYPPPGPYPPPYPPAAPGMPPVNPLAPGMVGPGMVMDKKMRKKMKKAHKKMHKQHKHGKHSSSSSSSSDSD; this is encoded by the exons ATGTGGAATCCCAGTGCAG GACAACCAGGGCCAAATCCGTACCCCCCCAACATCGGGAACCCTGGAGCTTCCAATCCTGTCCACCCACCACCTGTCAATCCTGCCTTTCCCCAGGGCCCCTTTCCCACTCCTGGAGTTCCCCAGGCAAATCCAGCTTTCCCCCCGGGTGCACTCCCTCATCCTGTGCCTCAACCAGGGTATCCGGGATGCCAACCCCCAGGCCCCTACCCACCTCCTGGTCCCTATCCCCCTCCATACCCACCAGCTGCCCCTGGCATGCCTCCTGTCAATCCCTTGGCTCCTGGCATGGTAGGACCTGGGATGGTGATGGACAAGAAGATGCGTAAGAAGATGAAGAAAGCTCATAAAAAGATGCACAAACAGCACAAGCATGGCAAG cattcctcctcctcctcttccagcAGTGACTCTGACTGA